From the genome of Salvelinus fontinalis isolate EN_2023a chromosome 20, ASM2944872v1, whole genome shotgun sequence, one region includes:
- the LOC129817518 gene encoding hairy/enhancer-of-split related with YRPW motif protein 2, producing MKRPCEDSTSDSDMDETIDVGSENNYSGHSNGSFIRCGSPTTTTQVMARKKRRGIIEKRRRDRINNSLSELRRLVPTAFEKQGSAKLEKAEILQMTVDHLKMLQATGGKGYFDAHSLAMDFMSVGFRECLTEVARYLSSVEGLDSSDPLRVRLVSHLSTCASQREAAAMTSSMAHHQQALHPHHWAAAFHPFPTTFLQQNGLPSSDSAASRLSVEVPQRGSALLTATFSHTDSSHRAPSNGSVAPCVPPLSTSLLSLSATVHAAAAAAAAAQTFPLSFPGGFPIFTPHSVSSTASMVASAVSPSISTTSTSQQSRDRESSSSKPYRPWGTEVGAF from the exons ATGAAGAGGCCTTGTGAGGATAGTACTTCTGACAGCGACATGGATGAAACTATTGATGTTGGCAGTGAGAATAATTATTCTGG GCACAGCAATGGATCATTTATTAGATGTGgctccccaacaacaacaacccaaGTTATGGCAAGAAAAAAACGAAGAGGG ATCAtcgagaagagaaggagggatcGAATCAATAATAGTTTATCGGAGTTACGTCGACTTGTCCCAACTGCATTTGAAAAACAA GGTTCAGCCAAATTAGAGAAGGCAGAAATATTGCAGATGACAGTGGATCACCTAAAGATGCTGCAGGCCACTGGCGGTAAAG ggtaTTTTGATGCCCACTCCCTGGCCATGGACTTCATGAGTGTGGGCTTCAGGGAGTGTCTGACGGAGGTGGCCAGATACCTGAGCTCTGTGGAGGGATTAGACAGTAGCGACCCCCTGCGTGTGCGCCTGGTCTCCCACCTCAGCACCTGCGCCTCCCAGAGGGAGGCGGCTGCCATGACCTCATCTATGGCACACCACCAGCAGGCGCTCCACCCTCACCACTGGGCCGCCGCCTTCCACCCCTTCCCCACCACCTTCCTCCAGCAGAATGGACTGCCCTCCTCAGACAGCGCCGCCAGCAGACTGTCTGTGGAGGTGCCCCAGCGTGGCTCGGCCCTCCTAACGGCAACCTTCTCCCATACCGACTCCTCTCACAGGGCGCCCTCTAATGGCAGCGTGGCGCCCTGCGTCCCCCcgctctccacctccctcctgtcGCTCTCGGCTACTGTTCACGCTgcggccgctgctgctgctgcggcCCAGACTTTCCCCCTGTCATTCCCTGGAGGATTCCCCATCTTCACACCTCACAGTGTGAGCAGCACAGCGTCTATGGTAGCTTCAGCTGTGAGCCCCTCCATTTCCACCACATCCACCTCACagcagagcagagacagagagagcagcagcagcaaacCATACAGACCTTGGGGAACAGAAGTAGGAGCCTTTTAA